The proteins below are encoded in one region of bacterium:
- a CDS encoding FGGY-family carbohydrate kinase, whose amino-acid sequence MGSLLLGIDVGTYSSKGVLVEPDGKVLRTEVVEHEMEVPRTGWAEQDAEAVWWGDVVKICRALLDGHPYSGDDVAGLAVSAIGPCLLPLDQSGKPLRKGILYGVDARASAEIEWLNQKLGEDNIYAFSGMALSSQAVGPKILWLQRHEPEVWQRTAHLTTASSYLIYRLTGEKVMDRHTASHYMPLMDIAKLEWSPRFAEHIAPLDRLPRLGWSDELAGRVSALGAAETRLKVGTPVAVGAVDALSEGISVGAVQPGDLMIMYGSTAFFILVVGKPTPDPRMWTVAGAFQRQYNLAAGMATTGSLTRWFRDELAADLPDESAYATLFQQAESVAPGAGGLLVLPYFSGERTPINDPKARGVIAGLTLAHSRAHLFRAVLEGVGYGIRHNIEAFNQVGAEVKRIIAVGGGTKSTTWLQIVSDISAVPQVVPEITIGASFGDAFLAGLAAGVLQRDDLEHWVRAKGIIRPDSSRRQSYDQLYQDYLLLYQRTREIAHRLDHFKL is encoded by the coding sequence ATGGGATCACTCTTGCTTGGTATCGATGTCGGCACCTACAGCAGCAAGGGCGTGTTGGTCGAGCCGGACGGCAAAGTGCTGCGCACGGAAGTTGTCGAACATGAAATGGAAGTACCGCGCACCGGTTGGGCAGAGCAGGATGCCGAGGCCGTGTGGTGGGGCGACGTGGTCAAGATTTGCCGCGCATTGCTGGATGGCCATCCCTACTCGGGCGACGACGTTGCCGGCCTAGCAGTGAGCGCGATTGGGCCCTGCCTGTTGCCGTTGGATCAGTCCGGCAAGCCGTTGCGCAAGGGCATTCTCTATGGCGTCGATGCGCGTGCCAGCGCTGAGATTGAATGGCTCAACCAAAAACTCGGTGAAGACAATATCTACGCCTTCTCGGGCATGGCGTTGAGCAGTCAGGCCGTCGGGCCGAAGATTCTTTGGCTGCAGCGCCATGAGCCTGAGGTGTGGCAGCGCACCGCGCATCTCACCACCGCCAGCAGTTATCTCATCTACCGTTTGACGGGTGAGAAAGTGATGGATCGCCACACCGCCAGTCACTACATGCCGCTGATGGATATTGCCAAGCTGGAATGGTCACCGCGTTTTGCTGAGCACATTGCGCCGCTTGACCGGTTACCGCGCTTGGGCTGGAGTGACGAACTTGCCGGGCGCGTGAGTGCGCTGGGCGCAGCCGAGACCCGCCTCAAAGTTGGTACGCCAGTGGCGGTGGGCGCGGTCGATGCGTTGAGCGAAGGTATCAGTGTTGGCGCTGTACAACCCGGTGATTTGATGATCATGTACGGCAGCACGGCCTTTTTCATTTTGGTGGTCGGCAAGCCCACGCCCGATCCGCGCATGTGGACCGTGGCCGGCGCATTTCAAAGGCAATACAATCTCGCCGCCGGCATGGCCACCACCGGCTCGCTCACGCGCTGGTTTCGCGATGAACTGGCCGCTGATCTTCCAGATGAATCCGCTTACGCGACGCTTTTTCAACAAGCGGAGTCCGTGGCGCCCGGTGCCGGCGGATTGCTGGTACTGCCTTACTTCAGCGGTGAGCGCACGCCCATCAATGATCCCAAAGCGCGCGGCGTCATTGCCGGACTCACGCTGGCGCATTCGCGGGCGCATTTGTTCCGCGCTGTTCTGGAAGGCGTGGGCTACGGCATTCGTCACAACATCGAGGCGTTCAACCAAGTCGGCGCGGAGGTGAAGCGGATTATTGCTGTCGGTGGCGGCACCAAGAGCACGACCTGGCTCCAAATTGTCTCGGATATCTCTGCCGTTCCGCAAGTCGTTCCGGAGATAACGATCGGCGCCAGCTTTGGCGATGCTTTCCTGGCGGGGCTGGCGGCCGGCGTATTGCAACGTGATGATCTCGAACACTGGGTGCGGGCCAAGGGCATCATTCGGCCTGACAGCAGTCGCAGGCAAAGCTATGATCAGCTCTATCAGGACTATTTGTTGCTCTATCAACGGACTCGCGAGATCGCGCACCGTCTCGATCATTTCAAATTGTAG
- a CDS encoding fucose isomerase, producing the protein MNAYRVPKLNKPPRCKRGEVYLIASGDLRLAANQTCWPAQLEMEQRLSAALQGMGATVVRAHAYDPVLGHGFIWNQRMGMKVFQNIPPEAPLIVAEAVWQYSYHVLAGLRDHRGPILTVANWSGQWPGLVGLLNLNGSLTKMGVTYCTIWSKDFTDSFFLKNVQKWLQTGKIRHDLSHVRALDVSKLPKAEARLGIALARQLKHEKAILGVFDEGCMGMYNAIIDDELLNPTGLYKERMSQSALVAAMREVTEAEALSARQWLEQRGMRFLTGTNEETELTDAQILEQLQMYIAAVRLAAEFRCDAIGIQYQQGLKDMAPASDLAEGLLNNVERPPVYRKGTSEELFAGQPVPHFNEVDEGSAVDALVTNRVWRAMGFDPATTLHDLRWGEHYRGEGIDEFVWLFMISGAAPASHLAGGYAGATSERQPPMYFRLGGGTLKGVSKPGEIVWSRVYVERSRLCADVGRGTAVALPAAETERRWQATTPQWPIMHALLHGVSRDQMMAKHKSNHVQVAYSPSAKAADRALAAKAAMFAEMGLTVRLCGTVKAG; encoded by the coding sequence ATGAATGCCTATCGAGTTCCCAAGTTGAACAAACCGCCGCGCTGTAAACGCGGTGAGGTTTATTTGATTGCCAGTGGCGATTTACGTCTCGCCGCCAACCAAACCTGCTGGCCGGCGCAATTGGAAATGGAGCAACGCCTGAGCGCCGCTTTGCAGGGGATGGGTGCCACGGTGGTGCGCGCGCATGCGTACGATCCCGTGCTGGGGCATGGCTTCATTTGGAATCAGCGCATGGGCATGAAGGTGTTTCAAAACATTCCGCCGGAGGCGCCTTTGATTGTGGCGGAGGCGGTGTGGCAGTACAGCTATCACGTACTCGCGGGTTTGCGCGATCATCGCGGTCCAATTCTCACAGTCGCGAATTGGAGCGGGCAATGGCCGGGCTTGGTGGGCTTGCTGAATCTCAACGGCTCGCTTACCAAAATGGGCGTGACTTACTGCACGATTTGGAGCAAAGATTTTACAGATTCATTTTTTCTCAAAAACGTGCAGAAGTGGCTGCAAACCGGCAAGATTCGGCATGATCTCTCGCACGTGCGAGCGCTTGATGTCAGCAAGTTGCCGAAAGCAGAAGCCCGGCTCGGCATTGCGCTGGCGCGGCAATTGAAGCATGAAAAGGCGATTCTCGGCGTGTTTGATGAAGGCTGCATGGGCATGTACAACGCCATCATCGATGATGAATTGCTGAATCCGACGGGCTTGTACAAGGAACGCATGAGCCAGTCGGCGTTGGTGGCGGCGATGCGCGAGGTGACGGAGGCCGAAGCGTTGTCGGCGCGGCAGTGGCTGGAGCAGCGTGGCATGCGCTTCCTCACCGGCACGAATGAAGAGACGGAATTGACCGACGCCCAGATTCTCGAGCAATTGCAGATGTACATAGCGGCGGTGCGCCTCGCGGCTGAATTCCGCTGCGATGCCATCGGCATTCAGTATCAACAGGGCTTGAAAGACATGGCGCCGGCCTCGGATCTGGCTGAAGGTTTGTTGAACAATGTCGAACGGCCGCCGGTTTATCGCAAGGGGACGAGCGAAGAATTGTTTGCCGGGCAGCCGGTGCCGCATTTCAATGAAGTGGATGAAGGCAGTGCCGTGGATGCGCTGGTGACGAATCGTGTGTGGCGCGCGATGGGTTTTGATCCCGCCACGACCTTGCACGATTTGCGCTGGGGTGAGCATTATCGCGGTGAGGGTATCGACGAATTCGTCTGGCTGTTCATGATTTCGGGAGCTGCGCCTGCTTCGCATTTGGCCGGCGGATATGCCGGCGCCACTTCGGAACGGCAGCCGCCGATGTATTTCCGTTTGGGCGGCGGTACCCTCAAAGGCGTGAGCAAGCCCGGGGAGATTGTGTGGAGTCGCGTGTATGTCGAACGCAGCCGGCTGTGTGCGGATGTCGGCCGCGGCACCGCGGTCGCGCTTCCCGCTGCAGAAACCGAGCGGCGCTGGCAGGCAACCACGCCGCAATGGCCAATCATGCACGCGCTGCTGCACGGCGTCTCGCGCGATCAAATGATGGCAAAACACAAATCCAACCACGTGCAGGTGGCTTACTCGCCCTCCGCCAAAGCGGCTGATCGAGCGCTGGCAGCCAAGGCGGCGATGTTCGCGGAAATGGGATTAACCGTGCGGCTGTGCGGCACAGTAAAGGCGGGCTGA
- a CDS encoding aldo/keto reductase, whose translation MKLRKFGKTDLQVSEIGFGAWGIGGPAMAGPTPIGWGRVDDAESMAALHAAAERGINFIDTADFYGLGHSETLIGRAFGNRPGMLVATKVGHRLEQDNRIVLDYSRAHILAACEASLRRLRRDTIDYYQLHSAKVAHLADGECLEAMTRLQEQGKIRYWGLSLNTFHPHPEAEFLLQRGLGNGLQLVFNIINQRAAGLLTRAAAQGYGIIARMPLQFGLLAGKFDRHTRFHSDDHRQFRLTPAILQEAETALAPVWQRQQRLQLSPVTFSLSFVLSFPEIAAVIPGIKTVQQAIENTSDFATLPADEVAALQQLYEEQLFRLVMLMEAAG comes from the coding sequence ATGAAGCTCAGAAAGTTCGGCAAGACGGATTTGCAGGTGAGCGAAATCGGTTTTGGGGCGTGGGGCATCGGTGGGCCGGCGATGGCCGGGCCGACACCCATCGGCTGGGGCAGGGTGGATGATGCCGAATCCATGGCTGCGCTGCATGCTGCGGCCGAGCGCGGCATCAATTTCATCGATACGGCGGATTTCTACGGACTGGGGCATTCCGAAACCTTGATCGGCCGGGCTTTCGGCAATCGCCCCGGCATGCTGGTCGCCACCAAAGTCGGGCACCGGTTGGAGCAGGACAACCGCATTGTACTCGATTATTCGCGGGCGCATATTCTCGCGGCGTGCGAGGCCAGCCTGCGCCGGCTGCGCCGTGACACCATCGACTACTATCAATTGCATTCTGCGAAAGTGGCGCATCTCGCAGACGGGGAATGCCTGGAGGCGATGACGCGGCTGCAGGAGCAGGGCAAAATTCGATACTGGGGACTCTCGCTCAATACCTTCCATCCCCATCCGGAAGCGGAATTTCTGCTGCAACGCGGCTTGGGCAACGGCTTGCAACTGGTGTTCAATATCATCAATCAACGTGCTGCCGGTCTACTGACACGCGCGGCGGCGCAGGGCTATGGCATCATCGCGCGCATGCCGCTGCAGTTCGGCTTGCTGGCCGGCAAATTCGACCGCCACACCCGCTTTCATTCCGATGATCACCGTCAATTTCGGCTGACGCCCGCGATTCTGCAGGAAGCCGAAACGGCGCTCGCACCGGTTTGGCAGCGGCAACAGCGCCTGCAACTCTCGCCGGTGACCTTCAGTTTGAGCTTCGTGTTGAGCTTCCCCGAGATTGCGGCCGTGATCCCCGGCATCAAGACGGTGCAGCAGGCCATCGAGAATACTTCTGATTTCGCAACGCTGCCCGCTGACGAGGTGGCGGCGCTGCAGCAGCTTTATGAAGAACAATTGTTCCGTCTGGTGATGCTGATGGAAGCCGCCGGTTAG
- a CDS encoding Gfo/Idh/MocA family oxidoreductase, with product MINAALLGCGEMGRLHADCIAQLSGIRIYACCDTNESRALAFREKYNAAVATTEPQRIWQDENIQLVYVATPTNSHKALCLAGIAAGKHLMIEKPIALTASEAHEIYTAAKRAGLIAMVGLKFRFYEMVQKARALVPSPFLVSVQVMDDPWPPDFWANDPEQGGGNVISQGIHGADLLRFFADADPECVFAVGANYHQPTGVVDNLSATFRFENGVAGSLIVGDCGQPPQVSKFMAQLHGPAGSVLVTERLTHLQFKPRGSTEISTYRGEESGILEENRALLKALRGEAPVAATLWEGYVAQAMIEAGIQSANSRRAERVLTEVHSV from the coding sequence ATGATCAACGCTGCCCTCCTCGGCTGCGGTGAGATGGGCCGACTGCACGCCGATTGCATTGCCCAACTTTCCGGCATTCGAATCTACGCCTGCTGTGACACGAACGAATCCCGCGCGCTTGCATTTCGGGAAAAGTACAACGCCGCCGTCGCGACTACCGAGCCGCAACGCATTTGGCAGGATGAAAACATCCAACTCGTTTATGTCGCCACACCCACCAACAGCCACAAGGCACTGTGTCTCGCCGGAATCGCAGCCGGCAAGCATCTCATGATCGAAAAGCCGATCGCGCTAACGGCCAGCGAAGCGCATGAGATCTACACAGCGGCAAAACGCGCCGGCCTCATCGCCATGGTGGGCTTGAAATTCCGTTTTTATGAAATGGTGCAAAAGGCGCGCGCGCTTGTGCCCTCACCTTTTCTGGTCTCGGTGCAAGTCATGGATGATCCCTGGCCGCCGGATTTTTGGGCAAACGATCCCGAGCAAGGCGGCGGCAACGTGATTTCGCAAGGCATTCATGGCGCGGATTTGCTGCGTTTCTTTGCCGACGCTGATCCGGAATGCGTTTTTGCGGTCGGCGCAAACTATCATCAACCCACGGGCGTGGTGGACAATCTCAGCGCCACTTTTCGTTTTGAAAATGGCGTTGCCGGCAGTTTGATCGTCGGTGATTGCGGCCAGCCGCCACAGGTGAGCAAATTCATGGCACAGCTTCACGGCCCCGCAGGCTCGGTTCTGGTCACCGAGCGATTGACGCATTTGCAATTCAAACCGCGCGGCAGTACGGAAATCTCAACCTATCGCGGCGAAGAGAGCGGCATCCTTGAGGAAAATCGCGCGCTGCTCAAGGCCCTGCGCGGCGAAGCGCCGGTTGCGGCAACCCTGTGGGAGGGTTACGTCGCGCAGGCCATGATCGAAGCTGGCATTCAGTCGGCGAATAGTCGGCGGGCAGAACGCGTGCTGACTGAGGTCCACTCAGTTTGA
- a CDS encoding extracellular solute-binding protein, which translates to MCKLMKSVQAILLAGFALALASCTDKSDDARVVISLNVPANANLLQALREQLPKYETEHGVRVQLIPFTGQEKLYAMMAAGQAPDIFYTNTVVRDQLAAEGRLLDLNTIAAGDSFVQQIRPEFIQRGTSIDGGWYQFCDWTYTYAVYFNKTLFDQTHVPYPDSNWTWSKMIDRARWLTRDLNGDGVTDQYGIVIPKHFVSAFERMNGAEFTPNALLFDLPQESQEALQAYLDLIYQNKVMPEIAFTQAQGMQVSQMLNTGKVAMVVEAAPNLDFITALKIDWDMAPLPRMADKPPRYFRSASGGLSLSSSCRHPHEAWKLMKWLITQSPYNTPNPVLRETDFVSGWEARYPKLQETHFRQVWELSERYDGGDTRDFVRYSSWSSNAILEQLSPKMDLLCAGKLTVAQLVQQKDEINRRVLAELKKILRNESLRPAFREKIDEELRLQNVVVDDLE; encoded by the coding sequence ATGTGCAAACTCATGAAATCGGTGCAAGCGATTCTGCTGGCCGGATTCGCGCTTGCCCTCGCAAGTTGCACCGATAAAAGCGATGATGCCAGGGTTGTGATCAGCCTCAATGTTCCGGCCAACGCTAATCTACTGCAAGCGCTGCGTGAGCAGCTTCCCAAATATGAAACCGAGCACGGTGTGCGCGTGCAGTTGATTCCTTTTACCGGCCAGGAAAAACTCTACGCCATGATGGCCGCGGGACAAGCGCCTGACATTTTCTACACCAACACGGTGGTGCGCGATCAGCTTGCCGCCGAAGGCCGCTTGCTCGATTTGAATACCATTGCCGCCGGTGATTCATTCGTGCAACAAATCCGGCCGGAGTTTATTCAGCGCGGCACCTCCATTGACGGCGGTTGGTATCAGTTCTGTGATTGGACTTACACCTACGCGGTTTATTTCAACAAGACTCTGTTCGATCAAACCCACGTGCCATATCCGGATTCGAACTGGACTTGGAGCAAGATGATTGACCGCGCACGCTGGTTGACCCGCGATTTGAACGGCGACGGCGTGACGGATCAATACGGCATCGTCATCCCCAAACATTTTGTCTCAGCTTTTGAGCGCATGAATGGAGCGGAATTCACGCCCAATGCCTTGTTGTTCGATCTACCGCAAGAATCGCAAGAAGCCTTGCAAGCCTATTTGGACTTGATCTACCAAAACAAGGTCATGCCGGAAATCGCTTTCACGCAAGCGCAAGGCATGCAGGTCTCACAAATGCTCAACACCGGCAAAGTCGCCATGGTCGTTGAGGCCGCTCCCAACCTCGATTTCATTACGGCATTGAAAATCGATTGGGACATGGCGCCGCTGCCGCGCATGGCTGACAAGCCGCCGCGGTATTTTCGCTCAGCCTCCGGCGGCTTGTCGCTGAGTTCGTCCTGCCGGCATCCGCACGAGGCGTGGAAATTGATGAAATGGCTGATCACGCAATCGCCTTACAACACGCCCAATCCGGTCTTGCGCGAAACGGATTTCGTCAGCGGCTGGGAAGCGCGGTATCCCAAACTGCAGGAGACGCATTTTCGCCAGGTTTGGGAGCTGAGCGAACGCTATGATGGCGGCGATACGCGTGACTTCGTGCGGTATTCATCATGGAGCAGCAACGCGATTTTGGAGCAACTCAGCCCCAAGATGGATTTGTTGTGCGCCGGGAAATTGACAGTTGCGCAATTGGTGCAGCAGAAGGATGAGATCAATCGCCGGGTGCTCGCCGAGCTTAAGAAGATTCTGCGCAATGAAAGCTTGCGTCCCGCGTTTCGCGAGAAAATCGACGAAGAACTGCGGCTGCAAAATGTCGTGGTGGATGATTTGGAGTGA
- a CDS encoding heparinase II/III-family protein, whose translation MPTLAPGRYGFHLLFKLNDYPFERHFCYMRPRHSSAADALVPRKFVDMEFTAELPGIAVGPWPGWRGIPAMPEVKLRCGSEEVEARYNFWGDEREIGQVRLIALVTIAEQTPREIEIHYADVRLQPVAVEIYASAKPHAVPMLVKLRPQLENTHPRLLFSATELAELRERRQRTHLAIWRKIEKLLDNWHLPFELTSESKALAGPERLNDMDRVVLAGFHALITEYHTSLQRAQKSFDDFLQRALQPDYEPMRIDTQAGECLFTLSLAYDWLWPKLNESARARYREKLFKVAEQVWAHLGYEREDYAQAHFVGCSHGLLAFSFLFWNEHPRAQEWAAYLRGAFECVVQMLPEDGFYPHGINLWIYEHTFLLRYLELFRHCAGENLWKRHSYWKNASQFRQASLSPDAQLGVTFGDPQFRVSGDAWMHYLIASRAKSPEAQALGDTLSDQPTAGVDFRSVPPRRRVWEYLFHEPELLSSPARQTQFHFSNGGQFFWRLGKQNNEALLTFRAGAPLGLRRYEHGEWSGYGHSDPCQGSFLLAQADKLLLCGSGPVYRRDTLLNNTITIDGCGQIGDSAPWAPEFVPPNRLARITNSFRAETLEWIEADLTASYLDFLGVQSLVRRLYVLRPLLFVVHDRIELKQSRELQWNLHTYGEIREISHASNLQFQFTDGEQSLQVLCILPEKAKWRTGFSDFVPAYPHAGERDRFLQLHQSGKSGEFLIVISLEGSSLDWELESSPAEGKNRVLALQMSGRQVKIELA comes from the coding sequence TTGCCCACTCTCGCACCCGGACGCTACGGCTTTCATCTGCTATTCAAGCTCAACGACTATCCCTTCGAGCGCCACTTCTGTTACATGCGTCCGCGTCACTCGTCCGCTGCTGACGCCCTCGTTCCGAGAAAATTTGTTGATATGGAATTCACTGCAGAGCTGCCGGGAATTGCGGTTGGGCCGTGGCCGGGCTGGCGTGGCATCCCAGCGATGCCGGAAGTAAAACTGCGGTGCGGCAGCGAAGAAGTCGAAGCGCGTTACAACTTCTGGGGCGACGAGCGTGAAATCGGGCAGGTGCGGCTTATCGCCCTCGTTACAATTGCAGAGCAAACCCCTCGTGAAATTGAGATTCATTATGCTGATGTTCGTTTGCAGCCCGTGGCTGTCGAGATTTACGCCTCAGCGAAACCACATGCCGTTCCCATGCTGGTGAAATTGCGACCGCAGCTTGAAAACACACATCCGCGGTTGTTGTTCTCGGCCACGGAACTCGCGGAACTGCGCGAACGCCGTCAGCGAACGCATCTTGCCATTTGGCGAAAGATCGAGAAACTTCTCGACAATTGGCACTTGCCATTCGAACTCACCTCGGAAAGCAAAGCACTTGCAGGCCCGGAAAGACTCAACGACATGGATCGCGTTGTGCTCGCCGGGTTTCATGCCTTGATCACAGAATATCATACTTCTCTCCAGCGTGCACAAAAATCGTTTGACGATTTTCTGCAACGCGCATTGCAGCCTGATTACGAGCCGATGCGCATCGACACCCAAGCGGGAGAGTGTTTGTTCACGCTAAGCTTGGCGTACGATTGGCTGTGGCCGAAGCTCAATGAATCTGCGCGTGCTCGCTATCGCGAAAAGCTTTTTAAAGTGGCCGAACAAGTTTGGGCGCATTTGGGTTACGAACGCGAAGATTACGCTCAGGCGCATTTTGTTGGATGCAGTCACGGCTTGCTGGCCTTCTCTTTTCTTTTTTGGAATGAACACCCGAGAGCGCAGGAATGGGCAGCCTACTTGCGCGGCGCGTTTGAGTGTGTTGTGCAGATGCTGCCCGAAGACGGCTTTTATCCGCACGGCATCAATTTGTGGATTTACGAGCACACGTTTTTATTGCGCTATCTCGAATTGTTCCGCCACTGCGCCGGCGAGAATTTGTGGAAGAGGCATTCATATTGGAAAAACGCGAGCCAATTTCGCCAAGCATCTTTGAGTCCTGATGCACAACTCGGCGTGACTTTCGGCGATCCGCAATTTCGCGTCAGCGGAGACGCCTGGATGCATTACTTGATTGCCAGTCGCGCGAAATCCCCTGAGGCGCAAGCGCTGGGCGATACGCTTTCCGATCAACCCACTGCCGGCGTGGATTTCCGCAGCGTGCCGCCGCGGCGCCGGGTGTGGGAGTATTTGTTCCATGAACCTGAATTGCTTTCATCGCCTGCGCGGCAAACGCAATTTCATTTTTCGAATGGTGGCCAATTTTTTTGGCGATTGGGGAAACAGAATAATGAAGCTTTGCTGACTTTTCGCGCCGGTGCGCCATTGGGTTTGCGAAGATACGAACACGGCGAATGGAGCGGCTATGGTCACAGCGATCCGTGTCAGGGCAGCTTTCTGCTGGCGCAAGCGGACAAACTCCTGCTCTGCGGCTCCGGCCCGGTTTATCGCCGCGACACGCTGCTCAACAACACCATCACGATTGATGGCTGCGGCCAAATCGGCGACAGCGCGCCGTGGGCGCCCGAGTTCGTGCCGCCGAATCGCCTCGCGCGCATTACAAACTCATTTCGCGCAGAAACGCTGGAGTGGATTGAAGCGGATTTGACCGCTTCATATCTGGACTTTCTCGGCGTTCAAAGTCTCGTGCGGAGACTTTACGTGCTGCGTCCATTGCTTTTTGTTGTTCACGACCGCATTGAATTGAAACAATCGCGCGAGTTGCAATGGAATTTGCATACGTATGGCGAGATTAGAGAAATCTCACATGCCTCGAATTTGCAGTTTCAATTCACAGACGGCGAGCAATCTCTGCAGGTTCTTTGCATTCTTCCTGAAAAGGCGAAATGGCGCACCGGCTTCTCTGATTTTGTTCCGGCCTATCCGCACGCCGGCGAACGCGACCGCTTTTTGCAATTGCATCAATCCGGCAAATCCGGAGAGTTTTTGATTGTGATAAGTCTTGAGGGTTCGTCGCTGGACTGGGAGTTAGAATCATCGCCGGCTGAGGGCAAAAATCGCGTGCTGGCTTTGCAAATGTCTGGCCGGCAAGTGAAAATAGAATTGGCTTGA
- a CDS encoding sugar ABC transporter permease, with the protein MTPLDAAHNARNNKSRRSLRREVEGYLFISPWLVGFLIFAAGPILLSLFMSFTQWSLLSAPQWVGLSNYQEIIFDDPLVYKSLWNTAYYVFFSVPLGVVFSLALAILLNQKLRGLSIFRTIFFLPSVTNMVAVSLLWMWIFNPEFGLLNRALSFFGITGPLWLQSEAWSKPALILMSLWGIGGGMIINLAALQNIPVELYEAADLDGARKWHRLRHIMLPLISPAIFFNLIMNMIGSFQVFTQAFVMTGSSGQGEEGGPNNATLFFVLYLYKKAFQQFKMGYASALAWILFAIILIFTIFQFALSRRWVYYEVPEKTQS; encoded by the coding sequence ATGACTCCACTCGATGCGGCACACAATGCCAGAAACAACAAATCGCGCCGCAGCTTGCGCCGGGAGGTGGAAGGCTACTTGTTCATCTCGCCGTGGCTCGTCGGCTTTTTGATCTTCGCGGCCGGGCCGATCTTGTTGTCACTCTTCATGAGCTTCACGCAATGGTCGCTGCTCTCCGCGCCGCAATGGGTTGGTCTGAGCAATTATCAGGAAATCATCTTTGATGACCCGCTGGTTTACAAGAGTCTGTGGAACACGGCATACTACGTTTTCTTCTCGGTGCCATTGGGCGTTGTGTTCTCGCTGGCACTGGCTATTTTGCTCAACCAGAAGTTGCGCGGCCTCAGCATTTTCAGAACCATCTTCTTCCTGCCCTCCGTCACCAACATGGTTGCGGTTTCTCTTTTGTGGATGTGGATTTTCAATCCCGAGTTTGGGTTGCTGAACCGCGCCTTGAGTTTTTTCGGCATCACCGGCCCGTTGTGGCTGCAAAGTGAGGCTTGGTCCAAACCCGCGCTCATCCTCATGTCGTTGTGGGGCATCGGCGGCGGCATGATCATCAACCTCGCGGCGTTACAAAACATTCCTGTCGAGCTTTACGAAGCCGCAGATTTGGACGGCGCGCGCAAATGGCATCGACTGCGCCACATTATGCTGCCGCTCATCTCGCCGGCGATTTTTTTCAATCTCATCATGAACATGATCGGCTCATTTCAAGTTTTCACGCAAGCGTTTGTGATGACCGGCTCTTCCGGCCAGGGCGAGGAAGGCGGCCCCAATAACGCCACGCTGTTCTTCGTGCTCTATCTCTACAAAAAGGCTTTTCAGCAATTCAAAATGGGCTATGCTTCGGCGCTGGCGTGGATTCTGTTTGCCATCATTCTCATCTTCACCATTTTCCAATTCGCGCTGTCGCGGCGCTGGGTTTATTACGAAGTGCCGGAGAAAACGCAGTCATGA
- a CDS encoding carbohydrate ABC transporter permease, which yields MNQSAPKSALLAQIKLGFSYLLLVVLSLIFITPLLWMISSSFHSLDGVFAVPFQWIPAKLHWENYRDATQLLPFARYFFNTAFITIMVIVGTVFSSSLVAYGFARLRFRGRNKLFALCLATMMLPGQVTMIPLYVFFAKLGWVDTFLPLIVPAFFGSPFYIFLLRQFFLSIPDSYDEAALLDGASRFRIYWNIILPLARPAIATVVVFSFVGVWNDFFNPLIYINSFEKATLTLGLNLLKTQIIGSGVTQWHLMMAASVLVLVPNVIVFFLAQRHFIKGINVGGLRG from the coding sequence ATGAATCAATCCGCGCCAAAATCGGCCCTGCTCGCACAGATCAAGCTGGGCTTTTCCTATCTGCTACTCGTCGTGCTGAGCCTGATCTTCATCACGCCTTTGCTGTGGATGATTTCATCATCGTTCCACAGTTTGGACGGTGTGTTCGCCGTGCCGTTTCAGTGGATTCCCGCGAAGCTGCACTGGGAAAACTATCGCGACGCGACGCAACTGCTGCCTTTCGCCCGCTATTTTTTCAACACGGCGTTCATCACCATCATGGTGATTGTGGGAACGGTTTTTTCCAGCTCGCTGGTTGCCTACGGCTTTGCGCGTTTGCGCTTTCGGGGACGCAACAAGCTCTTTGCGCTGTGCCTGGCGACCATGATGCTGCCCGGCCAGGTCACCATGATTCCGCTGTATGTTTTTTTCGCAAAGCTCGGCTGGGTCGATACGTTTCTGCCGTTGATCGTGCCGGCGTTCTTCGGCTCGCCGTTTTACATCTTTCTCCTGCGGCAGTTCTTTTTGTCGATTCCTGACTCCTACGATGAAGCTGCATTGCTGGACGGCGCGAGCCGTTTTCGGATTTATTGGAACATCATCCTGCCGCTGGCGCGTCCCGCGATTGCGACGGTGGTGGTGTTCAGCTTTGTCGGCGTGTGGAATGACTTCTTCAATCCGTTGATTTACATTAATTCCTTCGAGAAGGCCACGCTGACATTGGGCCTCAATCTGCTCAAAACCCAAATCATCGGCTCGGGCGTGACGCAATGGCATTTAATGATGGCCGCTTCGGTGCTGGTGCTGGTGCCCAATGTCATCGTGTTTTTCCTCGCGCAACGGCATTTCATCAAAGGCATCAATGTCGGCGGTTTGCGTGGATGA